The DNA region TTTGCTCTTCGTTGAGCGTGAGGATGACGATGGAGAACATCGGGTCAGACGCGGGCGGGGCGGTCATGGGCGTCAAGCTGGGCGAGGCGCGCGGCGGAGAAGAGGGTTATCCAGAAGGCGGCGATGACGGCGGGGCAGCCGAAGGGGAACTCGATCCATGCGTAGAGCAAAACGAGTCCGCATCCGGCGAGCAAGTACGCGGGGAGCGGGCCGGGGCGGTGGCGGAGCGTGGTGACGACGGGGATCAGGACGAGCAGGCCGATGAGGGCGGTGCCGGTGAAGCCGGTTTCGGCGAGGGATTGGAGCCAGTCGGAATGGGCGTCCACGTAGATGATGGGGAGGCTGTCGATGGATTGCTGGGTGTTGTAGCGCTGGAAGACGGGGGCGTAGGAGCCAAGACCCCAGCCGAAGGCGGGACGGTCGGCGGCCATGCGCCAGGTGTCGGCGTAGAGTGTGGCACGGGAGCCGATGCCGCCGGTGGCGCGCATGGCGGCGAGTTGTTCACGGGTGTCAGTCGCGCGGGCTGCGATGATGGGGCGGGCGAGATCGAAGATGGCGTACGCGGCGATGAGCGCGGTGAGGACGAGTGCGAGTGCAGGCGCGAAGCGGGAGCGTTTTTCTGAGGAGCGGCGGTTGATGAGGCGGCGCAGGGCGTCAAGAAGAGCGAGGCCGAGGAGGAGGGCGACGAGGGCTGATGAAGATCGCGATGTGCTGAGCGGGGCGGTGGCGGCGAGGAGGAGTGCCGCGACGAGACCGAGGAAGGCGGGCGAGTGGAAGAAGTCACGCGAGTCGGGACGGAGGGCGTGGCGGAAGACGAGGCCGAGCGCGGCGGCGAGCATGAGCAGGACGAAGGCTCCCCAGTGGTTGTGGTAGATGAAGGAGGCGAAGAACGTTTTGTTGGGCGAGGCGATCGCCCCGAAGAAAAGGCCGGAGGAGTGCGTGAGTTTTTGGAGCGTACCAAAGATAGCGAGGACGACGGCATTTCCGGCGAGGATGAGCAGCAGGGCGCGCAAGGAATGGCGCATGCGGACGCACAGGAGCAGGTTAAAGGCGGGAATGAACAGGGCGTTGAAGAGCCAGAGCTCAAGGAGCGTTTCGGTGGGTTGAGCGCTGCACGGCCAGCCGGTGAGCGGCGTGATCGGGACCAGGACATTTGCTCCGTAGATGACTCCGGAGGTGAAGGCGGGCTGGAGAGTGCTGAGGAGGACGAGCGCGTTGTATCCGAGAAGCGGCCACAGGAAGTGGAGCGCGCGGAGCGAGGCGCGTTCGTCGCGCAGGCGGATGAAGA from Nibricoccus aquaticus includes:
- a CDS encoding O-antigen ligase family protein — encoded protein: MFVLTRHFFLELFAVLHAAALVIFASWALGGNIAWARPVLSIFGSLGLVLTIAAIFIRLRDERASLRALHFLWPLLGYNALVLLSTLQPAFTSGVIYGANVLVPITPLTGWPCSAQPTETLLELWLFNALFIPAFNLLLCVRMRHSLRALLLILAGNAVVLAIFGTLQKLTHSSGLFFGAIASPNKTFFASFIYHNHWGAFVLLMLAAALGLVFRHALRPDSRDFFHSPAFLGLVAALLLAATAPLSTSRSSSALVALLLGLALLDALRRLINRRSSEKRSRFAPALALVLTALIAAYAIFDLARPIIAARATDTREQLAAMRATGGIGSRATLYADTWRMAADRPAFGWGLGSYAPVFQRYNTQQSIDSLPIIYVDAHSDWLQSLAETGFTGTALIGLLVLIPVVTTLRHRPGPLPAYLLAGCGLVLLYAWIEFPFGCPAVIAAFWITLFSAARLAQLDAHDRPARV